A genomic stretch from Arachis stenosperma cultivar V10309 chromosome 3, arast.V10309.gnm1.PFL2, whole genome shotgun sequence includes:
- the LOC130965667 gene encoding uncharacterized protein LOC130965667: MNGGMRNVKVTRTLPLGFVSPLHFVMPLVLGSFTMRDSSALSFPQGFQGELFFIHHFIFLSLFYFVFLSQLYKFITVLETKMLVCFQKQNNGGKEAAAVDRSPSMHQWSYFYLQASHSLRSQILSSTRRRMKKLLNGSWDPGNVQALHLHCQF, translated from the exons AATGGAGGGATGAGAAAT GTGAAAGTAACAAGAACATTGCCATTAGGGTTTGTTTCCCCTCTACATTTCGTGATGCCATTGGTTCTTGGATCTTTCACAATGCGTGATTCATCGGCTCTCTCGTTTCCTCAAGGGTTTCAAGGCGAATTATTCTTCATTCATCACTTTAtctttctctcccttttctattttgttttccTTTCACAGTTGTACAAGTTCATAACTGTTTTGGAAACAAAAATGTTGGTGTGTTTTCAGAAGCAGAATAATGGTGGGAAAGAAGCTGCTGCGGTTGATAGGTCCCCATCGATGCATCAATGGTCATATTTTTACCTACAAGCCTCTCATTCTTTAAGAAGCCAAATCTTATCATCAACGAGAAGGAGGATGAAGAAg TTATTGAATGGAAGTTGGGACCCTGGAAATGTTCAAGCCTTACACCTACATTGTCAATTTTAG